One genomic window of Dysgonomonas mossii includes the following:
- a CDS encoding GDSL-type esterase/lipase family protein, with protein MKKKFIYTIFVISVLLNLILIPYIGYRLYKDRLNNDIFKLNAYAWANSQLKIPEVNENRVVFIGNSITENWVHLRYKFFVDNNYVCRGKGGQTSSLMLLRFRQDVIELHPKVVVISAGINDIAEKTGEYDPVFTMDNIKSMAELADMNDIKVILVSLLPCKGHGWEPIKDVPVKIDELNERIKIYADEKGYYYLDLNTPMRDSENGMINSYSLDGLHPNEEGYKKIMEPLVQKAINEVLNKNDKNE; from the coding sequence ATGAAAAAGAAATTTATTTATACCATTTTTGTTATATCTGTATTACTTAATTTGATATTGATACCATACATAGGATATAGGTTATACAAAGACAGATTGAATAACGATATCTTTAAGCTAAATGCTTATGCATGGGCTAACAGTCAACTGAAAATACCTGAAGTTAATGAAAATAGGGTCGTGTTTATAGGGAATTCTATCACTGAAAATTGGGTACATCTACGATACAAATTCTTTGTAGATAATAATTACGTATGCAGGGGAAAGGGTGGACAAACAAGTTCATTGATGCTTTTACGTTTTAGGCAAGATGTTATAGAATTGCATCCTAAAGTTGTTGTCATAAGCGCAGGTATAAATGATATAGCCGAGAAAACAGGTGAGTACGATCCTGTGTTTACGATGGATAATATAAAATCGATGGCCGAATTAGCTGATATGAATGACATAAAAGTAATATTAGTTTCTCTTCTGCCATGCAAAGGTCATGGATGGGAACCGATTAAGGATGTACCAGTGAAAATAGATGAACTGAATGAACGTATAAAAATTTATGCTGACGAGAAAGGTTATTACTATTTAGATTTGAATACTCCTATGCGGGATAGTGAAAACGGTATGATAAATAGTTATTCTCTTGATGGATTGCATCCTAACGAAGAAGGGTATAAAAAAATAATGGAACCTTTGGTACAAAAGGCTATTAATGAAGTTTTGAATAAAAATGATAAAAACGAATGA
- the sppA gene encoding signal peptide peptidase SppA, with protein MKGFLKSLLASIVGCSIVIGIFIFIFILIIAAMSFGSSDKYNLKDNTVLTLKLEGTLSERVEPNSFLDLIGQNTDLEIGLDDILSSIKKAKENDNIKGIYINAGAFAASNASLKEIRDQLADFKESGKFIIAYADVYSQGCYYLSSVADKVIMNPQGNLDLHGLSSSPTFYKGLLDKVGIEMQIFKVGTFKSAVEPFMLDKMSDANREQVTAYINDIWSTITSEISDSRKISVDKINQLTDSLQTFKLANASVSDGLVDTLMYETEVKEYLKDLLKVEKAKDVRMASIKDMTSVPFVKESNSKDVIAILYAEGSINNGSGKDGITDKRYVKEIEKLKDNDKVKAVVFRVNSPGGSAYASEQIWKAITDLKAKKPVVVSMGDYAASGGYYIACNASKIIAQPNTLTGSIGIFGMFPNFEGLTKKVGLSFDNVKTNKFADFGDATRPMRPEEKVILQQYIEHGYDLFLTRCSEGRNIPKDSLDHIAQGRVWTGNQALKIGLVDALGNIDTAIQEAAKLAKLDDYSLQDYPKKVDFLESLLSNQKEEFATKAMKEYLGKDYELFKTIKEIKEQDFVQARMPYDISIR; from the coding sequence ATGAAAGGTTTTCTTAAGAGTTTATTAGCCTCTATAGTAGGCTGTTCTATCGTTATAGGTATTTTTATTTTTATATTTATTCTTATAATAGCCGCTATGTCTTTCGGCTCATCTGATAAATATAATTTGAAAGATAATACTGTATTGACATTGAAACTTGAAGGTACTCTGTCTGAAAGAGTAGAACCAAATTCGTTTTTAGACTTGATAGGTCAAAATACGGATTTAGAAATAGGATTGGATGATATTCTTTCATCTATAAAGAAAGCAAAGGAGAATGATAATATAAAGGGAATTTATATTAATGCCGGTGCATTTGCTGCTTCTAATGCTTCGTTGAAAGAAATACGCGATCAGTTAGCAGACTTTAAAGAAAGTGGAAAATTTATTATTGCTTATGCCGATGTTTATTCACAAGGATGCTATTACTTATCGTCAGTAGCAGACAAAGTAATAATGAACCCTCAGGGTAATCTCGATTTGCATGGACTTTCATCTTCACCTACTTTCTACAAAGGGTTGCTTGATAAAGTAGGTATCGAGATGCAGATATTTAAAGTAGGTACATTCAAATCTGCGGTTGAGCCTTTTATGCTTGATAAAATGAGTGATGCAAATAGAGAGCAGGTTACAGCATATATAAACGATATATGGTCTACTATTACATCCGAAATATCAGACTCGAGAAAAATATCAGTAGATAAAATAAACCAACTGACAGATTCTTTACAAACATTCAAATTAGCCAATGCTTCAGTTAGTGATGGGCTTGTGGATACGTTAATGTATGAGACAGAAGTAAAAGAATATCTGAAAGATTTGCTTAAAGTAGAAAAAGCGAAAGATGTGAGAATGGCATCTATCAAGGATATGACCTCGGTACCATTTGTAAAAGAAAGTAATTCTAAAGATGTTATTGCTATACTTTATGCCGAAGGATCTATAAACAATGGATCCGGTAAAGATGGTATAACTGATAAGAGATATGTGAAGGAAATTGAAAAATTAAAAGATAACGATAAAGTAAAAGCCGTAGTTTTCCGTGTCAATTCGCCCGGAGGAAGTGCTTATGCTTCGGAACAAATATGGAAAGCCATTACCGACCTGAAAGCAAAGAAACCGGTGGTAGTATCTATGGGAGACTATGCCGCATCGGGAGGCTATTATATTGCATGTAATGCATCTAAAATTATTGCTCAACCAAATACATTGACAGGATCAATCGGTATTTTTGGTATGTTCCCAAATTTTGAGGGATTGACTAAAAAGGTAGGATTATCGTTTGATAATGTGAAAACAAATAAATTTGCTGATTTTGGAGATGCTACCCGCCCGATGAGACCTGAGGAAAAAGTAATATTGCAGCAATATATTGAGCATGGCTATGACCTGTTTTTAACTCGTTGTTCAGAAGGACGTAATATACCGAAAGATTCGTTAGATCATATTGCTCAGGGTAGGGTATGGACAGGTAATCAAGCCTTGAAGATAGGATTGGTAGATGCTCTTGGAAATATAGATACAGCGATACAAGAAGCAGCGAAACTTGCCAAACTTGATGATTATTCTTTGCAGGATTATCCTAAAAAAGTTGACTTTTTAGAAAGTTTATTATCCAACCAGAAAGAAGAATTTGCAACAAAGGCAATGAAAGAATATCTTGGTAAGGATTATGAATTATTCAAGACTATAAAAGAGATAAAGGAACAAGATTTTGTTCAAGCTCGCATGCCTTATGACATAAGCATAAGATAA